A window from Streptomyces sp. NBC_00271 encodes these proteins:
- a CDS encoding GNAT family N-acetyltransferase, giving the protein MISTPRATGPLVIRTALPSEAAAIADLHVRARATYYPDGLPEDGFDWLARWRGAIERPDGHVLCAVRDGHLVGIASFRTAEGAPADTVTLFQFHVSPDRWREGIGTALHTACLEQWRADGKHTATLDVHVDNARAQAFYTRQGWVPDPENPPAEDDHHLFLRYAVTGE; this is encoded by the coding sequence ATGATCAGCACACCCCGCGCCACGGGCCCCCTCGTCATCAGAACCGCGCTGCCCAGCGAGGCCGCCGCCATCGCCGACCTCCACGTCCGCGCCCGCGCGACCTACTACCCGGACGGCCTGCCGGAAGACGGCTTCGACTGGCTCGCACGCTGGCGCGGTGCCATCGAGCGCCCCGACGGCCACGTCCTGTGCGCGGTGCGCGACGGACACCTCGTGGGTATCGCCTCCTTCCGTACCGCGGAGGGCGCCCCCGCCGACACCGTGACGCTCTTCCAGTTCCACGTCTCCCCCGACCGCTGGCGCGAAGGCATCGGCACCGCACTGCACACGGCCTGCCTCGAACAGTGGCGGGCGGACGGCAAGCACACGGCCACCCTCGACGTGCACGTCGACAACGCCCGCGCCCAGGCCTTCTACACCCGCCAGGGCTGGGTCCCGGACCCGGAGAACCCGCCCGCCGAAGACGATCACCACCTCTTCCTGCGCTACGCCGTCACCGGGGAATGA